In Actinomycetes bacterium, a single genomic region encodes these proteins:
- a CDS encoding isocitrate lyase/phosphoenolpyruvate mutase family protein, protein MSVHDDRVAEFHRLHSSGCFVMPNPWDVGSALALEQMGFRALATTSAGFAWTLGRADKGVGLEETLEHLRAVVDAVSLPVNADFEGGYAVHPDQVGANVQRAAATGIAGLSIEDSTGDEADPLFSFDLAVERVRAARAAIDDTGTGVVLTARSEGFVVGRPDIDDTILRLRAYAEAGADCLYAPRIDTVEHVSAIVAAVAPKPVNLLIHTRFITVAEAAALGVRRISVGGTLARVAWFSFRQAAQEIAVTGTFTHFNDLPNPDELFEQR, encoded by the coding sequence ATGAGCGTGCATGACGATCGGGTCGCTGAGTTTCACCGCCTGCACTCCTCGGGTTGCTTCGTCATGCCGAATCCGTGGGACGTCGGCAGCGCGCTGGCCCTGGAGCAGATGGGCTTCCGGGCGCTGGCAACGACGAGCGCCGGCTTCGCCTGGACGCTAGGTCGGGCCGACAAAGGGGTCGGGCTGGAAGAGACACTGGAGCATCTGCGGGCCGTCGTCGATGCAGTGTCGCTGCCGGTGAACGCGGACTTCGAGGGCGGTTACGCGGTCCACCCAGACCAAGTCGGCGCAAACGTGCAGCGCGCTGCGGCGACCGGGATCGCGGGACTGTCGATCGAGGACTCCACCGGCGACGAGGCTGATCCACTGTTCTCGTTCGACCTAGCCGTCGAACGGGTGCGCGCGGCGCGAGCAGCGATCGACGACACCGGGACGGGCGTCGTGCTCACCGCCCGGTCGGAAGGGTTCGTCGTCGGCCGCCCTGACATCGACGACACGATCCTACGGCTCCGTGCCTACGCCGAAGCCGGTGCGGACTGCCTCTACGCCCCGCGGATCGACACCGTTGAACACGTCTCGGCCATTGTGGCCGCGGTGGCACCCAAGCCCGTGAACCTGCTGATCCATACCCGGTTCATCACCGTCGCGGAGGCTGCCGCGCTGGGAGTGCGCCGGATCAGCGTCGGGGGCACGCTCGCCCGCGTCGCCTGGTTCAGCTTCCGGCAGGCTGCCCAGGAGATCGCAGTCACTGGAACCTTCACCCACTTCAATGATCTGCCGAACCCCGAT